In Burkholderia sp. HI2500, the following are encoded in one genomic region:
- a CDS encoding OmpW/AlkL family protein, translating into MKKTLLCAAAGAAAVAPLAAHAQSAGSNVVTLGWFHIMPQQSSTPMTTNVAPTPINTPLRLPPSFTSPGTGLHTSGADTVGLTVSHFLTDHIAVTSVAGVPPVFKVSGQGTIKPPGPAGALGTQNIGLGSVNPIVKSVRQWSPAAILQYYFGAANAKFRPFLGLGVSYNWFSDLQLNTNFIKQTQDNLGAVLAAGAGKPGTTSVEAKASSSWQPVFNAGLQYNMTEHFGLIASVTYIPLKTTSTVTIKAADGTVLSESKSDLKADPIISYVGMTYKF; encoded by the coding sequence ATGAAGAAGACCCTTCTCTGCGCGGCGGCCGGCGCCGCCGCCGTGGCGCCGCTCGCGGCGCACGCGCAGAGCGCCGGCAGCAACGTCGTGACGCTGGGCTGGTTCCACATCATGCCGCAGCAGAGCAGCACGCCGATGACGACCAACGTCGCGCCGACGCCGATCAACACGCCGCTGCGGCTGCCGCCGTCGTTCACGTCGCCGGGCACCGGACTGCACACGAGCGGCGCCGACACCGTCGGCCTGACGGTCAGCCACTTCCTGACCGACCATATCGCGGTGACATCGGTGGCCGGCGTGCCGCCGGTGTTCAAGGTCTCGGGCCAGGGCACGATCAAGCCGCCGGGCCCGGCCGGCGCGCTCGGCACGCAGAACATCGGGCTGGGCTCGGTCAACCCGATCGTGAAGAGCGTGCGGCAGTGGAGCCCGGCGGCGATCCTGCAGTACTACTTCGGGGCCGCGAACGCGAAGTTCCGGCCGTTCCTCGGCCTCGGCGTGTCGTACAACTGGTTCAGCGACCTGCAGCTCAACACGAACTTCATCAAGCAGACGCAGGACAATCTCGGCGCGGTTCTCGCGGCGGGCGCGGGCAAGCCGGGTACGACATCGGTAGAGGCGAAGGCGTCGTCGTCATGGCAGCCGGTGTTCAACGCGGGCCTGCAGTACAACATGACGGAGCATTTCGGGCTGATCGCGTCGGTCACGTACATCCCGCTGAAGACGACGTCGACGGTGACGATCAAGGCGGCCGACGGCACGGTGCTCTCGGAGTCGAAATCGGACCTGAAGGCCGACCCGATCATCAGCTACGTCGGGATGACGTACAAGTTCTGA
- a CDS encoding DUF2957 domain-containing protein produces MKRNLILAAAFAAPLLSACGGSGSGGDNPPPLVEDRLCPATLDYNTVFTGGAGSGELAKVQLDTTKMTWQVTYVESAVPQKTGTVTPTRAGTVDSGTLTQETLLPTNKLNQCAFRLNGASLDASRPARIFVGFGVAGGTIPGKEIQFDGVLGQAAVPDTKFPYYPFIGFSSIETDITKVAGTYSHVGFGEVPSQKFAPASIDAKVTINADGTWTKCDTTGQFAGGACAQQGTNFVQSADGSGAFQSNNYASQLKPTLSATPQGKGFMIVGKLRNQLVPILVRTGVANPNPTPDANGVPGLTADDESSISILAPQTAVALGSQNGEYIGVDSQFDYRTTALIDKQATLLDPFNASQASLATALDLDYTQKVPGTVTTIHTGSGSTSPTGKFIFTGGVFGFLDNAGSTPYFTIGAFVQ; encoded by the coding sequence ATGAAGCGCAACCTCATTCTGGCGGCGGCCTTTGCCGCCCCCCTTCTTTCCGCCTGCGGCGGCAGCGGCAGCGGCGGCGACAACCCGCCCCCGCTCGTCGAAGACCGGCTCTGCCCCGCCACGCTCGACTACAACACCGTATTCACGGGCGGCGCGGGCAGCGGCGAACTCGCGAAAGTCCAGCTCGACACGACCAAGATGACCTGGCAGGTCACCTACGTCGAATCGGCCGTCCCGCAAAAGACCGGCACCGTCACGCCGACCCGCGCCGGCACCGTCGACAGCGGCACGCTCACGCAGGAAACGCTGCTGCCGACCAACAAGCTGAACCAGTGCGCGTTCCGGCTGAACGGCGCGAGCCTCGATGCGTCGCGTCCGGCACGCATCTTCGTCGGCTTCGGCGTCGCGGGCGGCACGATCCCCGGCAAGGAAATCCAGTTCGACGGCGTGCTCGGCCAGGCCGCGGTGCCTGATACGAAGTTCCCGTACTACCCGTTCATCGGCTTCTCGTCGATCGAAACCGACATCACGAAGGTCGCGGGCACGTACAGCCACGTCGGCTTCGGCGAAGTGCCGTCGCAGAAGTTCGCGCCGGCGTCGATCGACGCGAAGGTGACGATCAACGCGGACGGCACGTGGACCAAGTGCGACACGACCGGCCAGTTCGCCGGTGGCGCCTGCGCGCAGCAGGGCACGAACTTCGTGCAGTCGGCCGACGGCAGCGGCGCGTTCCAGTCGAACAACTACGCGAGCCAGCTGAAGCCGACGCTGTCGGCGACGCCGCAGGGCAAGGGCTTCATGATCGTCGGCAAGCTGCGCAACCAGCTCGTGCCGATCCTCGTGCGCACGGGCGTCGCGAACCCGAACCCGACGCCGGACGCCAACGGCGTGCCGGGCCTCACCGCCGACGACGAATCGAGCATCTCGATCCTCGCGCCGCAGACGGCCGTCGCGCTCGGCTCGCAGAACGGCGAGTACATCGGCGTCGACAGCCAGTTCGACTACCGCACCACCGCGCTGATCGACAAGCAGGCCACGCTGCTCGATCCGTTCAACGCGTCGCAGGCCTCGCTCGCGACCGCGCTCGATCTCGACTACACGCAGAAGGTGCCGGGCACGGTCACGACGATTCACACGGGCTCGGGCAGCACGTCGCCGACCGGCAAGTTCATCTTCACGGGTGGCGTGTTCGGTTTCCTCGACAACGCGGGATCGACGCCGTATTTCACGATCGGCGCATTCGTCCAGTAA
- a CDS encoding DUF2957 domain-containing protein, which translates to MSHTLSKGVATAFAIAPFLVACGGGDGGAPAPINAPQCSGSSCGTQGPPPSQPINGALCPANADIVKSTYLGGAGSGEIVSVNIDAVAMTYTLKWLESPIPLATGTVTPSRVGTTITGAVMHPPTGVLPTAEQTRCAFILTPGTGKAPSGATYSTAADFNQANPPMLLVGMGVAGGGIPGATIQYDGLTIIPGVLQNIGQVPKRHFDFYPFLGFANTTTDISKLPGTYNALLYHLVPSSNYATKGSNSSETFDANGACTSSGSGGCQTTGDPWKASANGGYFDSTKAPQILPQTQLPTGATGKSATAHMVIGQLNGATVPVIVRTGNVNLGTPPLHLDAQVDDESGIAVLGAATAITSGAIDGGYAGADSNFKYTAALIRGSNASFINPSTQAEEDGFTLDYGQATPGLLNATTIPKSGSAASGVVIATGGLYAALIQGTVNGGVTPTSANSTTSSTPYFGVGAQISK; encoded by the coding sequence ATGTCGCACACCTTATCGAAGGGGGTGGCAACGGCCTTTGCCATTGCCCCTTTCCTGGTTGCATGTGGTGGGGGGGACGGCGGCGCACCCGCGCCGATCAATGCGCCCCAATGTTCCGGATCCAGTTGCGGCACGCAAGGGCCGCCGCCGTCGCAGCCCATCAATGGTGCGCTGTGCCCGGCCAACGCCGACATCGTGAAGAGCACGTACCTCGGCGGCGCCGGTAGCGGCGAGATCGTCAGCGTCAACATCGACGCGGTGGCGATGACCTACACGCTCAAGTGGCTCGAATCGCCGATTCCGCTCGCGACCGGCACGGTCACGCCGAGCCGCGTCGGCACAACGATCACCGGCGCAGTCATGCACCCGCCGACCGGCGTGCTACCGACCGCGGAGCAGACGCGCTGCGCGTTCATCCTGACGCCCGGCACGGGCAAGGCGCCGAGCGGCGCCACGTACTCGACGGCCGCCGACTTCAACCAGGCGAACCCGCCGATGCTGCTGGTCGGCATGGGTGTCGCGGGCGGCGGCATTCCGGGCGCGACGATCCAGTACGACGGGCTGACGATCATCCCGGGCGTGCTCCAGAACATCGGCCAGGTGCCGAAGCGACACTTCGACTTCTATCCGTTCCTCGGCTTCGCGAACACGACGACGGATATCTCGAAGCTGCCGGGCACGTACAACGCGCTGCTCTATCACCTCGTGCCGTCGAGCAACTACGCGACGAAGGGTTCGAACTCGAGCGAGACGTTCGACGCGAACGGCGCGTGCACGTCGAGCGGCTCAGGCGGCTGCCAGACGACCGGTGACCCGTGGAAGGCGAGCGCGAACGGCGGCTACTTCGACAGCACGAAGGCCCCGCAGATACTGCCGCAGACGCAGCTGCCGACCGGCGCGACCGGCAAGTCGGCGACCGCGCACATGGTGATCGGCCAGCTCAACGGCGCGACGGTGCCGGTGATCGTACGCACGGGCAACGTGAACCTCGGCACGCCGCCGCTGCACCTCGATGCGCAGGTCGACGACGAGTCGGGCATCGCGGTGCTCGGCGCGGCGACGGCCATCACGTCGGGCGCGATCGACGGCGGTTACGCGGGCGCGGATTCGAACTTCAAGTACACGGCCGCGCTGATCCGCGGCAGCAACGCGTCGTTCATCAACCCGAGCACGCAGGCCGAGGAAGACGGCTTCACGCTCGACTACGGCCAGGCGACGCCGGGCCTGCTGAACGCGACGACGATTCCGAAGAGCGGCTCGGCCGCATCGGGCGTGGTAATCGCGACGGGCGGCCTGTATGCGGCGCTGATCCAGGGCACGGTGAACGGCGGCGTCACGCCGACGTCGGCGAATTCGACGACATCGTCGACCCCGTACTTCGGCGTGGGCGCGCAGATCAGCAAGTAG
- the argC gene encoding N-acetyl-gamma-glutamyl-phosphate reductase, with protein MSTKVFVDGQEGTTGLKIFEYLSARSDIEILRIDEAKRKDVEERRRLINASDVTFLCLPDVASRESASLVENPNTTLIDASTAFRTSADWAYGLPELTRAQREKIRTSKRIAVPGCHASAFVLAMRPLVDAGIVAPTFAAHSYSITGYSGGGKSMIADYENATPGDKLASPRPYALGLTHKHLPEMAAHTGLATPPIFTPIVGPFLKGLAVTTYFTPEQLAKRTTPQDVQRVFAEYYADEAFVRVAPFDADANLDGGFFDVQANNDTNRVDLFVFGNAERFVTVARLDNLGKGASGAAIQCMNLSIGAAEDAGLKR; from the coding sequence CTCAAGATCTTCGAATACCTGTCGGCACGCAGCGACATCGAGATCCTGCGCATCGATGAAGCGAAGCGCAAGGACGTCGAAGAGCGCCGCCGCCTGATCAACGCGTCGGACGTCACGTTCCTGTGCCTGCCGGACGTCGCATCGCGCGAATCGGCGTCGCTCGTCGAGAACCCGAACACGACGCTGATCGACGCGAGCACCGCGTTCCGCACCAGCGCCGACTGGGCGTACGGCCTGCCGGAACTGACCCGCGCGCAGCGCGAGAAGATTCGCACGTCGAAGCGCATCGCCGTGCCGGGCTGCCACGCGTCGGCCTTCGTGCTCGCGATGCGTCCGCTCGTCGATGCAGGCATCGTCGCACCGACGTTCGCCGCGCACAGCTACTCGATCACCGGCTACAGCGGCGGCGGCAAGTCGATGATCGCCGACTACGAAAACGCCACGCCGGGCGACAAGCTCGCGAGCCCGCGCCCGTATGCGCTCGGCCTCACGCACAAGCACCTGCCGGAAATGGCCGCGCACACGGGCCTCGCGACCCCGCCGATCTTCACGCCGATCGTCGGGCCGTTCCTGAAGGGTCTCGCGGTGACGACCTACTTCACGCCCGAGCAGCTCGCGAAGCGCACGACGCCGCAGGACGTGCAGCGCGTGTTCGCCGAGTACTACGCGGACGAAGCATTCGTGCGCGTCGCGCCGTTCGATGCGGACGCGAACCTCGACGGCGGCTTCTTCGACGTGCAGGCGAACAACGACACGAACCGGGTCGACCTGTTCGTGTTCGGCAACGCGGAGCGCTTCGTCACGGTCGCGCGCCTCGACAACCTCGGCAAGGGCGCATCGGGCGCGGCGATCCAGTGCATGAACCTGAGCATCGGCGCGGCCGAGGACGCAGGTCTCAAACGCTGA